CGGCACCAATGCCGGCGGCGGCTTCACCGACCAGTATTCCCGCGAGTACCTGATCCGGAACATCGGCCGCACGATGAGCCTGGAGGACCTGAGCGACCTCGTGGTGGGGACGAGCGGCAGCGCCCCGGTGCGCCTGCGGCAGGTGGCGGAGGTCTCCTTCGCGGCCAAGGCCAAGCGCGGCGAGGGCGGCTACCAGGGCCGGCCGGCGGTGATCGTCTCGGTCGAGAAGCAGCCGGACGTCGACACCGTGGCGCTGACCCGCTCGATCGAGGCGGCGTTGAAGGACGTCGCGCCCTCGCTGCCGGCCGGCATCTCGGCCGACAAGATCCTGTTCCGCCAGGCCGACTTCATCGAGACCTCGATCGGCAACGTCGAGCGGGTGCTGGTCGAGGCGATCCTCGTGGTCGCCGTGGTGCTGTTCTGCTTCCTGCTCAACGTCCGCACCACGCTCATCTCGCTCACCGCGATTCCGGTCTCGATCCTGACGACCGCGCTGGTGTTCCATCTCCTCGGGCTGTCGATCAACACGATGACGCTCGGGGGCCTCGCCATCGCAATCGGCGAGCTCGTCGACGACGCGGTGGTCGACGTCGAGAACATTTTTCGCCGCCTGCGCGAGAACCGCGCCGCCGGCAACCCGCGCACCGTGTTCGACGTCGTGGTGTCGGCCTCGAACGAGGTGCGGTCGGGCATCGTCTACGCCACGGCGATCATCGTCCTGGTCTTCGTGCCGCTCTTCGCCCTCTCGGGCATCGAGGGGCGGCTGTTCGCGCCGCTCGGCCAGGCCTACATCGTGTCGATCCTGGCGAGCCTCGTCGTCTCGATCACCCTGACGCCGGTCCTCGCCGCCTGGCTGCTGCCGGGCATGAGGAGCCTGGAGGAGCACGAGAGCCGGTTCATCCGCGGGCTCAAGCGCCTCAACGCCGCGGCCCTCCGGGTGGCGTTCCGCCGCCAGCGCCTGCTCGTCGGCACGGTCGCAGGCCTCGTCCTCGGCGCCGGGCTCGCCGCCTGGCAGCTGCCGCGGGCCTTCCTGCCGCCGTTCAACGAGGGCTCGTTCACCGTCACCATGGCGTTCACGCCCGGCATCTCGCTCACCGAGAGCAGCCGGGTGGGCGCGGTCGCCGAGCGGCTGCTGATGGAGATCCCGGAGGTCGCCGCGGTCGGCCGGCGCACCGGCCGGGCCGAGCTCGACGAGCACGCCGAGGGGGTCCATTCCTCGGACCTCGAGGTGGCGCTGAAGGGCGGCGGCCGCCCGAAGGCGGAGCTCGTCGCCGAGATCCGCCGGCGGCTCGCGGTGCTGCCGGTCTCGGTCAATGTCGGCCAGCCGATCTCGCACCGGCTCGACCACATGCTGTCCGGCGTCCGGGCCGAGATCGCGCTCAAGATCTTCGGCGAGGATCTCGACGCCCTGCGCCGGGCGGCCAACGCCCTGCAGGAGCGCATGCGGGCGATCCCCGGCCTCGCCGACCTGCAGGTCGAGAAGCAGACCCGGATCCCGCAGCTCGAGATCCGGGTCGATTACGGCCGGGCGGCGCTCTACGGCGTGCAGCCGGCGGGGATCGTCGAGCAGATCAGCCGGCTCTCCAACGGGCGCCTGGTCTCGACGGTGGTCGACGGCACCCGCCGCTTCGACGTGGTCCTGCGGCTGCCGGAGGCGCAGCGCACCACCGCGACCTTGAGCGACCTCCTGGTCGAGACGCCGTCGGGCTGGGTGCCGGCGCGCCAGATCGCCGACATCCGCGAGACCGACGGCCCGAACCAGATCCTGCGCGAGAACGGCCGCCGGCGCCTCGTCGTGATGGCGAACACGACGCCCGGCGCCGACATGGGGAAAATCGTCGCCGGCATCCGCCGGGCGGTGGCGGCCGAGACCCTGCCGCCGGGGGTGTTCACGAGCCTCGAGGGCACGTTCCAGGCCCAGGAGGAGGCGAGCCGCACCATCGGGGCGCTGTCCCTCGTCTCGCTCGGGCTGATCTTCGCGCTGCTCGCCAGCCGCTACCGCTCGGGCGCGCTCGCGCTCATCATCATGGGCAGCGTGCCGCTCGCCCTCGTCGGCTCGGTGGCGGCGCTCTGGCTCGCCGGAGAGCCGCTCTCGGTCGCCTCGATGATCGGCTTCATCACGCTGACCGGCATCGCGGCCCGCAACGGCATCCTGAAGGTCAGCCACTACCTGAACCTCGCCCTGCACGAGGGCGTGCCGTTCGGGCCCGACCTCGTGGTGCGCGGCAGCCTGGAGCGCCTGACCCCGGTGCTGATGACCGCGCTCTCGGCCGGCGTCGCCCTGGTGCCGCTCCTCACCGACGCGGCGAGCCCCGGCAAGGAGATCCTGCACCCGGTCGCGGTGACGATCTTCGGCGGGCTCGTCAGCGCCACGCTCCTCGACGCGCTGCTGACGCCGGTCCTGTTCCTGCGCTTCGGCCGGCGCCCGCTGGAGCGCCTGGCGGCGGCCCGCGACGCCGCCGGACCCGGCGCCCACGACACCGCCCATGCCGGTCCCGCGCCGGCGGACGCGTTCTGATCCCGCCTCAGGAAACCCGGAGAACCCGATGCTGATCCAGAGATTCCTCGCCGCCGGCACCGTGCTGGTCGCCCTGCCGCTCTGCGCGCACCGCGCCTGCGCCCACGAGGGCGTCGGGCACAATGGCGGGCGCATCGCCGATGCCGGGCCCTACCATATCGAGCTCGTGACGAAGGACCGCAAGGTCGAGGTCTGGGTCTACGACGCCAAGGAGCGGGCGGTGGCGCCTGGCGGCTTCAAGGGCACGGCGATCCTCGTCGTCGGCGGCAAGCCCGCCCGGGTGGTGCTGGCGCCGGCCGAGGAGCGGCTCGCCGGCGAGGCCGAGGTGGCGCTCGGCGCGGCGCCGAAGGGCGTCGTGCAGATCACCGGGCCGGACGGCGCGGCGGCGAGCGGCAAGTTCAACTGAGGCAAGTTCAACTGAGGCAAGTTCGATTGCGGTAAGTTCAACCGGAGGCGGCGCTCCCGCGCCGCCGGCTCGTGACGCAGGGGAGCGCCCGCGTCGCGGGCCCCCTGTCCCAGGAAAGGACGATCCAGCCCGCCAACCGCGATCGCGGTCGGCGGCGGCAACGGTCCGGTCAGGCGGCCTTCCGCAGCACCTGGCTCGACACGAAATCCTGGATGTTGCGCACGGTCGAGAAGACCTCGCGGCTGAGCAGGTGTTCCGGGAACTCGATCTCGAAGTGCTCTTCCAGGTCCATCATCACCTGGACCGCCCCGAAGGAGTCGAGCCCGTTGTCGAACAAGCAATCGTCTTCCGAGAGGCGGTCGATGGTGCGGGCGAGGGTGCCGTGGCGCGCCAGTATCGTCCGTATTTCCTGCGCAGAAGCCATCGCTCTTCCTCGTTCTCTGCCAATACGGCTTAGACAGATACAAGTCGGAAATCAAACTCATTCTTCGTTACTGGTGAATCGTCCGCATACCGGTCGCCGCCGTCCGCATACCGGTCGCCGCCATCCGCGCCCCGGGGCCGCCTCCCCGCGCGGCACCGATCCTGCGGGAAGGCGGCGGAAGGCCGGCCCGGTGTCTCCGCACCGGGCAGGATCGTTCGGGAACGGCACGGGTGGCGGGTCATGCGCGGACAGGGATCAGGGCGGTTCGAGGCGCTGGATGCGGGGCGGGGCGTCTGCGCCCTCGCGGTCGCGTTCTTCCACATGCCGCTCGCCCACCCGCTGCAGCAGCAGGCCTGGTTCCCGAACCTGCAATTCTGCGTCGACTTCTTCTTCGTGCTGTCGGGCTTCGTGCTGCTGCACGCCTACGGCGACCGGCTGGCGACCGGCCGGCAGGGCCTGCGCTTCGTGCTGATGCGCTTCGGCCGGCTCTGGCCGCTGCACGCCGCGACGCTCGGCCTGATGATCCTCGTCGAGGTGGCGCGCCTCGCCTATCTCGCGCACCACGCCGACACGCCGGTCACGACGCCGCCCTTCGGGGCCGGGCACCGGCCGGTCGAGATCGTCACCCACCTGCTGTTCCTGCAGAACTTCCGCACCTTCGGCGATTACAGCTGGAACTTCCCGTCCTGGAGCATCGCGGTCGAGTTCTGGGCCTCGATGGTGCTCGCCCTGACCGTGATGGCGGCGGGCCCGCGGGCGCGGCGCGTCTTCGCCGCACTCGCGGCGCTGAGCGCGCTGGCCCTGTGGTGGCTGAGCCCGCGCACGCTGTTCGTGATCCAGAACTGGGGCATCGTGCGCTGCCTGTTCGACATGTTCGTCGGATGCCTCGCCTACAGCCTGCGCGACGCGTTGCGGCTGCCGCGCGCCGCCGCGACGACGGCCGAGGCGGCGGCCGGCCTCGCGATGCTCGCCCTGGTGGCGCTCGCGCCGCAGGGGATCGGGGCCTGCGCGGCGAGCCTCGCCTTCGGTGCCGCCATCGCGCTGTTCTCGCAGGGGCGGGGCGCCCTGTCGGACGTGG
The sequence above is drawn from the Methylobacterium terrae genome and encodes:
- a CDS encoding efflux RND transporter permease subunit — its product is MFSVLVTQSLRNRLLVLALALVLVLYGAFSLTRLPVDVFPDLNRPTVTIMTEAEGYAPPEVEQMVTYPIETRLNGLPGVTRLRSVSGVGLSVIYVEFAWGTDIYRNRQQVAERLSLVQDQLPRGVTPQMGPVSSIMGQVLLIAVTGEGLSPMDLRETADFVLRPRLLTVPGVAQVIPIGGEVRQFRVAPNPAAMRALGLTNAGLDAALQQFGTNAGGGFTDQYSREYLIRNIGRTMSLEDLSDLVVGTSGSAPVRLRQVAEVSFAAKAKRGEGGYQGRPAVIVSVEKQPDVDTVALTRSIEAALKDVAPSLPAGISADKILFRQADFIETSIGNVERVLVEAILVVAVVLFCFLLNVRTTLISLTAIPVSILTTALVFHLLGLSINTMTLGGLAIAIGELVDDAVVDVENIFRRLRENRAAGNPRTVFDVVVSASNEVRSGIVYATAIIVLVFVPLFALSGIEGRLFAPLGQAYIVSILASLVVSITLTPVLAAWLLPGMRSLEEHESRFIRGLKRLNAAALRVAFRRQRLLVGTVAGLVLGAGLAAWQLPRAFLPPFNEGSFTVTMAFTPGISLTESSRVGAVAERLLMEIPEVAAVGRRTGRAELDEHAEGVHSSDLEVALKGGGRPKAELVAEIRRRLAVLPVSVNVGQPISHRLDHMLSGVRAEIALKIFGEDLDALRRAANALQERMRAIPGLADLQVEKQTRIPQLEIRVDYGRAALYGVQPAGIVEQISRLSNGRLVSTVVDGTRRFDVVLRLPEAQRTTATLSDLLVETPSGWVPARQIADIRETDGPNQILRENGRRRLVVMANTTPGADMGKIVAGIRRAVAAETLPPGVFTSLEGTFQAQEEASRTIGALSLVSLGLIFALLASRYRSGALALIIMGSVPLALVGSVAALWLAGEPLSVASMIGFITLTGIAARNGILKVSHYLNLALHEGVPFGPDLVVRGSLERLTPVLMTALSAGVALVPLLTDAASPGKEILHPVAVTIFGGLVSATLLDALLTPVLFLRFGRRPLERLAAARDAAGPGAHDTAHAGPAPADAF
- a CDS encoding acyl carrier protein — translated: MASAQEIRTILARHGTLARTIDRLSEDDCLFDNGLDSFGAVQVMMDLEEHFEIEFPEHLLSREVFSTVRNIQDFVSSQVLRKAA
- a CDS encoding acyltransferase family protein produces the protein MRGQGSGRFEALDAGRGVCALAVAFFHMPLAHPLQQQAWFPNLQFCVDFFFVLSGFVLLHAYGDRLATGRQGLRFVLMRFGRLWPLHAATLGLMILVEVARLAYLAHHADTPVTTPPFGAGHRPVEIVTHLLFLQNFRTFGDYSWNFPSWSIAVEFWASMVLALTVMAAGPRARRVFAALAALSALALWWLSPRTLFVIQNWGIVRCLFDMFVGCLAYSLRDALRLPRAAATTAEAAAGLAMLALVALAPQGIGACAASLAFGAAIALFSQGRGALSDVARRPAAQRLGLWSFSIYLLHLPVIQVFTTAMHYVEQRTGLPRTVVLGHDRYLDFGSGGANLAVAAGLVAATVPLAALTYRLVERPALAWFRRNDARLAAAAVERDRAPAVAAALLPR